From the genome of Paraburkholderia flava, one region includes:
- a CDS encoding GlxA family transcriptional regulator, whose translation MKVAIVIFDGVQALDVAGPLDVFAEASTMLAPDQRYEVSLVGLRAGNVTCSNGMQLSVPFGYADVDTQWDLLLVAGGPQLPDVRLSSDFLAWLQNQAARTTRFGSVCNGAFVLAHAGLLDGKDVTTHWADAGRLADEFPQASVQPDKIFVRDGRLFTSAGVTAGIDLCLSLVAEDWGHELAVRVAKRLVVYIQREGGQSQYSPYMGTGRDEDPIIGKVHRYVTEHITDPLSIEQLAGAVAVSRRTFSRVFAKYAKVTPSAFVEQVRVDTARKLLEDTDAPLKTVAFKCGFRSATHMRTTFSRRLDVTPKQYRQRFRSDAGNKPRVSSVTGVAERSVVFHELLAA comes from the coding sequence AAAGTCGCCATTGTCATCTTCGACGGTGTGCAGGCGCTCGACGTTGCGGGCCCTCTCGATGTGTTCGCGGAAGCCAGCACGATGCTCGCGCCGGACCAGCGCTACGAGGTTTCCCTCGTGGGGCTGCGGGCGGGCAACGTGACCTGTTCGAACGGGATGCAACTGTCGGTGCCGTTCGGCTATGCGGACGTCGACACGCAATGGGATCTGCTGCTGGTCGCGGGTGGTCCGCAATTGCCCGACGTCCGGCTCTCCAGCGACTTTCTGGCGTGGCTGCAAAACCAGGCGGCACGCACGACGCGTTTCGGCTCGGTCTGCAACGGCGCATTCGTGCTTGCCCATGCAGGGCTGCTCGACGGCAAGGACGTGACGACTCACTGGGCGGATGCGGGCCGCCTTGCCGACGAATTTCCGCAGGCATCCGTGCAGCCCGACAAGATTTTTGTTCGCGACGGACGACTGTTCACGTCGGCAGGTGTGACGGCAGGCATCGATCTGTGTCTGTCGCTGGTCGCCGAAGACTGGGGACATGAACTCGCGGTGCGTGTCGCCAAGCGTCTGGTGGTCTACATCCAGCGCGAAGGCGGGCAGTCGCAGTACAGCCCGTACATGGGAACCGGCCGCGACGAAGATCCGATCATCGGCAAGGTGCATCGCTACGTGACCGAGCACATCACGGATCCGCTGTCGATCGAACAACTCGCAGGGGCGGTTGCGGTGAGCCGGCGCACGTTCTCGCGGGTGTTCGCGAAGTACGCGAAGGTCACGCCGTCCGCGTTTGTCGAACAGGTGCGCGTCGATACCGCGAGAAAATTGCTCGAAGACACGGATGCGCCGCTGAAGACGGTCGCGTTTAAATGCGGCTTCCGCAGTGCGACGCATATGCGCACGACGTTCTCGCGCAGGCTGGACGTCACGCCGAAACAGTATCGGCAGCGGTTTCGCAGCGATGCCGGCAATAAGCCGCGCGTGAGTAGCGTGACTGGCGTTGCAGAGAGGTCGGTCGTTTTTCACGAACTGCTTGCGGCGTGA
- the mug gene encoding G/U mismatch-specific DNA glycosylase gives MKDVIDVSASPSLPDLLEPGLSLVFCGINPGMRAASSGHHFEGRSNRFWRVLHLAGFTPEQIRPEDDHTILRYGFGLTTVVPRATARAAELSRSEIELAGDAFRSNIERYAPRYVAFLGKMAFAAITGTRDIEWGAQAEPFGGARAWVLPNPSGLNRAFDLDALVTAYREARVAVASMP, from the coding sequence GTGAAGGACGTGATCGATGTGAGCGCGTCGCCGTCCCTTCCCGATCTGCTCGAACCCGGCCTGTCGCTCGTGTTTTGCGGCATCAACCCGGGTATGCGTGCGGCGTCGTCAGGCCATCACTTCGAAGGCAGAAGCAACCGGTTCTGGCGAGTACTGCATCTTGCAGGTTTCACGCCCGAACAGATTCGCCCCGAAGACGACCACACGATTCTTCGCTACGGCTTCGGTCTCACCACCGTGGTCCCGCGCGCGACTGCGCGTGCGGCCGAGCTGTCGCGATCCGAAATCGAGCTGGCCGGCGATGCGTTCCGGTCGAACATCGAGCGCTACGCACCACGTTACGTTGCGTTCCTGGGCAAGATGGCGTTCGCTGCGATCACGGGTACACGCGATATCGAGTGGGGCGCGCAAGCGGAACCGTTCGGCGGCGCGCGTGCATGGGTGTTGCCGAATCCAAGCGGACTGAACCGCGCATTCGACCTCGATGCCTTGGTGACCGCTTATCGCGAAGCACGCGTAGCGGTCGCGTCGATGCCCTGA
- a CDS encoding LysR family transcriptional regulator encodes MDKLREMEIFVAIVDRGSFTGAAEKVGMSAAAVSRAINSLESRLGTPLLARTTRSVRTTDAGTSYLEACRKVMDTITDAEASIAVDQLNPVGTLTISAPVLFGQRYVAPLINAFALRYPDVDINAVYADRTTRLLEEGVDIAVRVGHLGDSSTFAIPLGFVRRRTYAAPSYLAAHGEPLHPKDLNDHHCVSFTGVSLPLEWVFNENGARLPVRLQPRMIVDLGPAAVLAAVDGVGIIQLLSYQAAPEVLDGSLQPILTSFEPESIPVSLLHVERRSTSGKIRAFAEFVTETLRKNAQLQGIDATATRASR; translated from the coding sequence ATGGACAAATTGCGTGAGATGGAAATTTTCGTGGCGATCGTCGACCGGGGCAGCTTCACGGGTGCTGCCGAAAAAGTCGGCATGTCGGCCGCTGCGGTGTCGCGGGCGATCAATTCGCTGGAGTCCCGTCTCGGCACGCCGCTGCTTGCGCGGACCACCCGCTCGGTTCGTACGACCGATGCGGGTACGTCATACCTCGAAGCCTGCAGAAAAGTCATGGACACGATCACGGACGCGGAAGCGAGCATCGCAGTCGATCAACTGAACCCCGTCGGGACGTTGACCATTTCCGCGCCGGTGCTGTTCGGCCAGCGCTATGTGGCGCCGCTGATCAACGCGTTCGCGCTGCGCTACCCGGACGTCGACATCAATGCGGTGTACGCCGATCGCACGACGCGGCTGCTCGAAGAAGGCGTGGACATCGCGGTCCGCGTCGGCCATCTCGGCGATTCATCGACGTTCGCGATTCCGTTAGGCTTCGTGCGGCGTCGCACGTATGCCGCGCCCTCCTATCTCGCCGCGCACGGCGAACCACTGCATCCGAAAGATCTGAACGATCACCATTGCGTGTCGTTTACCGGCGTGTCGTTGCCGCTCGAGTGGGTATTCAACGAGAACGGTGCGAGATTGCCCGTCAGGCTGCAACCGCGCATGATCGTCGACCTGGGTCCGGCTGCGGTTCTTGCAGCGGTCGACGGTGTGGGGATTATTCAGTTGCTGTCGTATCAGGCGGCACCCGAGGTGCTCGACGGTTCGCTGCAACCGATCCTGACATCGTTCGAGCCCGAGTCGATCCCGGTGAGCCTGCTGCACGTCGAGCGGCGCAGCACCAGCGGCAAGATTCGCGCGTTCGCGGAGTTCGTTACTGAGACGCTACGCAAGAACGCGCAGCTTCAGGGCATCGACGCGACCGCTACGCGTGCTTCGCGATAA
- a CDS encoding HlyD family secretion protein, giving the protein MSSTIRSPLKMIRVAALVVVVGVGAWACTSLTGSANTESTNDAYVAADFTLVAPRVAGQIAEVFVDDNQSVRAGQLLVRIDDSDFKAALMSAQADVAAAQASVANDDAEIARQPSLVDQARATLKADDAAIQFARANATRYQNLSDAGAGTAQEQQHASSTLAGQLAQQAHDQAALESTQQNLNVLRTQRDKAAGALARADAALEQAKLNLSYTEIHAPVDGKIGRRTARVGAFVTPGAPVLAIVPLSDAYVVANFQENQITRMRPGENVRIKVDSFPGVAIRGRIDSLAPATGVSFAPIAPDNATGNFTKVVQRVPVKISIDRNQEAAAALSVGLSVEAEVTVAGHADTLAQGGEIK; this is encoded by the coding sequence ATGTCCTCCACTATCCGATCTCCTCTCAAGATGATTCGCGTTGCAGCGCTGGTTGTTGTCGTCGGTGTCGGCGCATGGGCCTGTACGAGCCTGACCGGCAGCGCGAACACCGAATCGACGAACGACGCGTACGTCGCAGCCGATTTCACGCTCGTCGCACCGCGCGTCGCCGGGCAGATCGCCGAGGTGTTCGTCGACGACAACCAGTCGGTCAGGGCAGGACAACTGCTAGTGCGTATCGACGATAGCGACTTCAAGGCAGCGTTGATGAGCGCGCAGGCGGACGTCGCTGCGGCACAGGCGTCGGTTGCGAACGACGATGCGGAGATCGCGCGGCAACCGTCGCTCGTCGATCAGGCGCGCGCGACGCTCAAAGCCGACGATGCAGCGATCCAGTTCGCGCGGGCCAATGCCACGCGTTATCAGAACCTGTCGGACGCCGGAGCGGGCACGGCTCAGGAGCAGCAGCACGCGTCGAGCACGCTCGCCGGTCAGCTCGCGCAACAGGCGCACGACCAGGCCGCGCTCGAATCAACCCAGCAGAATCTGAACGTGCTGCGTACGCAACGCGACAAGGCAGCCGGTGCGCTCGCGCGCGCCGACGCAGCGCTCGAACAGGCAAAGCTCAACTTGTCCTACACGGAGATTCACGCGCCCGTCGACGGCAAGATCGGCAGACGTACCGCACGGGTCGGCGCATTCGTGACGCCTGGCGCACCGGTGCTGGCAATCGTGCCGCTTTCGGATGCGTACGTCGTCGCCAATTTTCAGGAAAACCAGATCACGCGGATGCGGCCGGGCGAGAACGTGCGGATCAAGGTCGACAGTTTTCCCGGCGTGGCGATTCGCGGACGCATCGACAGTCTTGCTCCGGCGACCGGCGTGAGCTTCGCACCGATCGCCCCCGACAACGCGACGGGCAACTTCACGAAGGTGGTCCAGCGTGTGCCGGTGAAGATCAGCATCGACCGGAATCAGGAAGCGGCGGCCGCGTTGAGCGTGGGACTGTCGGTCGAAGCGGAAGTGACCGTCGCGGGGCATGCCGATACGTTGGCGCAAGGTGGAGAAATAAAATGA
- a CDS encoding MFS transporter, whose protein sequence is MTGNLLKIATAFATAQQTPAQPTSKQAALSLRVACGLVGMLLASLLAILNEQVTAQALADIQGALSIGHDDGTWLTTLFEAANVSAMVFAPWFGITFTLKRFTIGAVIATMCFGILCPFAPNLTALYALRVMQGIAGGCLPPMLIIVALRYLPPKEKLYGLAGYALTATFGPALGTPLAALWTEYAGWQMAFWQIVPLGIISCVAIARGLPDDLLKLERLGAFNWTGFLTGFPAVAMLVIGLLQGDRLDWFDSGFIRVMFIGGGLLLATFLVNEWFHPLPFFKLQLLSRRNFAHGLTTLAGAVILLVGVAAIPGQFLVRVHAYRPLQTAPLSLLVAIPLLIVLPLTAAALNQKRVDHRWVMAIGLCLMVATCAMGSFVTSEWIRDNFYWLQSIQIVAQPMMILAILMGVTTGLSPTDGPFASAMFNSLKTFSAAVATALIEGLGTARERLHSNVLVDHLGNHALVTSQSIDAAHGLGELAHRVHVQALVLTSADLYRVMAGVAVALLFLVPVLPVRIYPPWCTTSPSPSPAKH, encoded by the coding sequence ATGACCGGCAACCTGCTGAAAATCGCGACGGCCTTCGCGACTGCGCAACAAACGCCCGCGCAACCCACATCAAAGCAAGCCGCACTATCGCTGCGCGTAGCGTGCGGTCTCGTCGGGATGCTGCTTGCGTCGCTGCTGGCGATTCTCAACGAGCAGGTCACCGCGCAGGCGCTCGCGGACATTCAGGGTGCGCTGTCGATCGGTCACGACGACGGAACCTGGCTGACCACGTTGTTCGAGGCCGCCAACGTCTCGGCGATGGTGTTCGCACCGTGGTTCGGCATCACGTTCACGCTGAAACGCTTCACGATCGGCGCGGTGATCGCGACGATGTGTTTTGGCATTCTGTGTCCGTTCGCGCCGAACCTGACCGCGCTCTACGCGTTGCGTGTGATGCAGGGCATCGCGGGCGGTTGTCTGCCACCGATGCTGATCATCGTTGCGCTGCGCTATCTGCCTCCGAAGGAGAAGCTGTACGGGCTCGCCGGGTACGCGCTTACCGCAACCTTCGGACCGGCGCTCGGCACGCCGCTCGCTGCGCTGTGGACCGAATACGCGGGCTGGCAGATGGCGTTCTGGCAGATCGTGCCGCTTGGAATCATCAGCTGCGTGGCAATCGCGCGAGGGCTGCCCGACGATCTGCTGAAACTCGAACGGCTCGGCGCATTCAACTGGACCGGCTTTTTAACGGGGTTTCCTGCGGTCGCGATGCTGGTGATCGGTCTTCTGCAGGGCGATCGTCTCGACTGGTTCGATTCCGGTTTCATTCGCGTGATGTTTATTGGCGGCGGGTTGCTGCTGGCGACGTTTCTCGTCAACGAATGGTTTCATCCGCTGCCGTTTTTCAAGCTGCAACTGCTGTCGCGCAGAAACTTCGCGCACGGACTGACGACGCTCGCGGGTGCGGTCATCCTGCTGGTGGGCGTGGCCGCAATACCGGGTCAGTTTCTCGTGCGGGTTCACGCGTACCGGCCGCTGCAGACGGCGCCGCTGTCGCTGCTGGTGGCAATTCCGCTGCTCATCGTGCTGCCACTGACGGCGGCCGCGTTGAATCAGAAACGGGTCGATCACCGCTGGGTGATGGCGATCGGCCTGTGCCTGATGGTCGCAACGTGCGCGATGGGCAGCTTCGTGACGTCCGAGTGGATCCGCGACAACTTCTACTGGCTTCAGTCTATCCAGATCGTCGCGCAGCCGATGATGATTCTCGCGATCCTGATGGGCGTGACTACCGGCCTGTCGCCGACCGACGGTCCGTTTGCGTCCGCGATGTTCAACTCGCTGAAGACGTTTTCCGCTGCGGTGGCGACAGCGTTGATCGAAGGACTGGGCACCGCTCGCGAACGTCTTCATTCGAACGTGCTCGTCGATCACCTCGGCAATCACGCGTTGGTGACGAGCCAGAGCATCGACGCGGCGCACGGTCTCGGCGAACTCGCGCACCGCGTTCACGTGCAGGCGCTGGTGCTGACCTCGGCGGATCTTTACCGCGTGATGGCCGGCGTCGCCGTCGCGCTTCTTTTCCTCGTGCCTGTGTTGCCCGTGCGCATTTATCCGCCGTGGTGCACGACGTCTCCCTCTCCTTCACCAGCCAAGCATTAA